One Bythopirellula goksoeyrii genomic window, CGTCGTTGACTTCCTCTTCAGTAAGCGGTCGCGTGACCGGCACGGAACCATAGAAGTGGTCGGCATGGGTTGTGCCGAGACAGGGAATATCCTGCCGTGCTTGGGCAAAGATTGTCGCATAGCGGCTGTGGGTGTGGGTAATTCCACCAATAGTCTTGAAGTTGCGATACAGCAGCACATGGGTGGGTGTGTCGCTGGAGGGTCGTAAGCTGCCCTCGATGACATTGCCCTCTAGATCAACGACGACCATGTGTTTTTGCTGCAACTCATCGTAAGAGACGCCACTGGCCTTGATCACGACATGCTCGCGGTCCTCACTGATGCCACTGGCGTTTCCCCAGGTGAGCGTCACGAGACCATGTTTTACGAGATCGAGATTGGCCTGACAGACCTCTTCCTTGAGTTGTTCAAGCATCGGGTGACTCCTTACGGACACGATGGCGGATCGCGATCAGATCTTTCATTATGTGGGATAGCGACCCTGAATAGGCTTCTGTGCCAAAGGCATCATGCAGGTTGCTGTAGATCTTGTACAACTCTTGATAGACGGCCACATTCTCATCAATCGGCTGGTAGATGGTTTCTTTCACCCCCGTCATGTTCGCTTGGGCCGCCTCAACGGAGGGATAGGCCTGTGCAGCTACCGCGCCAAAAATCGCTGCGCCCAAGGCACAGGTCTGGGCGGAGCGGCTGATTTTCATGGGCCGATTACAGACGTCGGCGTAGATTTGCATCACCATGGGGTTCTTCTCGGCGATCCCTCCACAGTTGATAACCTCTTCCACATGCACACCATACTCTTCCATGCGGTTGATGATCGTCAGCGCACCAAAGGCGGTCGCTTCGACCAATGCGCGGTACACCTCAGCGGCCGTGGTGTGCAAGTTCTGACCGACGATGAGGCCGGTCAGCAGCGGATCAACCAGCACCGTGCGGTTGCCATTGTTCCAGTCCAGTGCCACCAATCCTGATTCGCCTGGCTTGAGTCGATCGGCTTCTTCGGTGAGTTTTATGTGAGCATCGCTGCCGTACTTGGCAGGCGTAAGTTGTTTGACGAACCAATTGAAGATGTCGCCCACGGCACTCTGGCCCGCTTCCAGCCCATACATTCCAGGCATGATCGACTCAGGTACAATCCCACAAAGACCTGGAACATCGGGCAACTCATCAGCCAGCGGGGCGGGCATGCAGTCGCAAGTGCTGGTTCCCATGATTTTTACGAGGGTTCCCTTTCCGCAACCTGCTCCGACAGCACCCATGTGGGCGTCAAACGCCCCGACTGCAACGGGGATACCCGCTTTCAAGCCCACCTTCTCAGCGACCTCCGCCGAGAGTTTCCCCGCCTGATGATCGGACGCCACCGCGGGCGTTGTGTACCGAAACCGCGACAAGCCAGGCTCAATTGAATCGAGAAACTCCGCACTCGGCAGGCCACCCCAGTCGGTGTGATACATTGCCTTGTGGCCGGCGGCACAAATGCTCCGCGCGAGCGAGTCGGGGTCGGTACTGCCGGTAACAAACGCCGGGACGAAGTCCGCCAATTCTACCCAGGAGTACGTCGCATTGGCGACGTCTGGCGCATTTCGCATGCAGTGGAGAATCTTGGACCAGTACCACTCGGACGAATAGGTGCCACCACACTTGGCCAGGTAGGGCAGCCCCTGTTCGGAAGCTGCACGTGTAATCTCTTGCGCCTCGGCATGCGAGGTGTGATCTTTCCAGAGCCAGGCATGGGCGGCCAGGGTGTCCTTGAATTCGGGAAGCGTTCCCAGAGCCATTCCTTCTCTGTTGACAGGAATTGGCGTGGAACCGGTGGTGTCGACTCCGATGCCAACCACTTGATCGGCAGAAAAGCCGTCCACCTTTGCCGCTTCGCTAACAGCACTCGCTACCGACTGGTAAAAACCTTCGATGTAATCCGCCGGGTTCTGGCGAGCTAAGTTGGGATCCTTGGGATCAAGCAGGATCCCCGCCTCGCCGCTGGGGTAGTCGAACACCGCTGTAGCAATCTCGGCGCCGGTGCCAATGTCGACTACCAATGCACGTACGCTGTTGGTGCCATAGTC contains:
- a CDS encoding L-ribulose-5-phosphate 4-epimerase, producing the protein MLEQLKEEVCQANLDLVKHGLVTLTWGNASGISEDREHVVIKASGVSYDELQQKHMVVVDLEGNVIEGSLRPSSDTPTHVLLYRNFKTIGGITHTHSRYATIFAQARQDIPCLGTTHADHFYGSVPVTRPLTEEEVNDAYEVNTGQVIVERFAELDPVAMPAVLVAGHAPFVWGPTPGKSVDNAIALEAVAEMALGVRQLVTDPLPLEAYVLDKHFLRKHGPDAYYGQVPDSDP
- a CDS encoding ribulokinase — translated: MTESSDKQFSIGVDYGTNSVRALVVDIGTGAEIATAVFDYPSGEAGILLDPKDPNLARQNPADYIEGFYQSVASAVSEAAKVDGFSADQVVGIGVDTTGSTPIPVNREGMALGTLPEFKDTLAAHAWLWKDHTSHAEAQEITRAASEQGLPYLAKCGGTYSSEWYWSKILHCMRNAPDVANATYSWVELADFVPAFVTGSTDPDSLARSICAAGHKAMYHTDWGGLPSAEFLDSIEPGLSRFRYTTPAVASDHQAGKLSAEVAEKVGLKAGIPVAVGAFDAHMGAVGAGCGKGTLVKIMGTSTCDCMPAPLADELPDVPGLCGIVPESIMPGMYGLEAGQSAVGDIFNWFVKQLTPAKYGSDAHIKLTEEADRLKPGESGLVALDWNNGNRTVLVDPLLTGLIVGQNLHTTAAEVYRALVEATAFGALTIINRMEEYGVHVEEVINCGGIAEKNPMVMQIYADVCNRPMKISRSAQTCALGAAIFGAVAAQAYPSVEAAQANMTGVKETIYQPIDENVAVYQELYKIYSNLHDAFGTEAYSGSLSHIMKDLIAIRHRVRKESPDA